The Rhopalosiphum maidis isolate BTI-1 chromosome 1, ASM367621v3, whole genome shotgun sequence genome has a segment encoding these proteins:
- the LOC113548119 gene encoding protein RER1 isoform X2, protein MQDFTSDSNTQQSTVSLAFLRLSQKLQKFLDDITPFRTARWIGALVFILLFMIRIIMLQGWYIITYALGIYHLNLFIAFLTPKIDPAMDEFEDDSGPSLPTRANEEFRPFIRRLPEFKFWYSVIKSTLLSIFLTFFQFFDVPVFWPILVLYFIVLFCITMKRQIMHMIRYRYLPFTHSKPKYQGHDESGKVIRAK, encoded by the exons ATGCAAGACTTTACAAGTGATTCTAATACCCAGCAAAGCACAGTTTCATTGGCTTTTCTTCGTTTATCTCag AAACTTCAAAAATTTCTTGATGACATCACACCATTTCGAACAGCCAGATGGATAGGAGCACttgtatttattcttttatttatgataagaataataatgctACAG ggaTGGTACATAATAACGTACGCATTAGGTATataccatttaaatttattcattgcATTCCTTACACCAAAAATAGATCCAGCTATGGATGAGTTTgaag ATGATTCTGGTCCATCGTTGCCAACACGAGCAAATGAAGAATTCAGGCCATTTATTCGCCGATTacctgaatttaaattttggtacTCGGTAATAAAATCTAcattattgtcaatatttttgacatttttccaATTCTTTGACGTTCCTGTATTTTGGCCTATTCTTGTCTTATACTTTATTGTTctattttgtataacaatGAAACGCCAAATAATG CATATGATCAGATACAGATATTTACCATTCACTCACAGTAAGCCCAAATATCAAGGTCATGATGAGAGTGGAAAGGTGATTAGAgctaaatga
- the LOC113548807 gene encoding protein scarlet-like, giving the protein MDLASTYTVFFNTNMPDDHDTTLHLCTKNGSENNENCLPIYWENLSVHAMIKKDRWLRSSITTRKLLLNKVEGYIPPCSLVAIMGPSGAGKSTLMAALANKLPAQMDFEGSAKIGSLSVRNFENHNFGYMYQQDLFCGVLTVKEHLYFMAKLKLDRRTTDKNLKARVSAVIEELGLGQCANSRIGTGGENGKIMLSGGERKIVSFATELLTDPSFLFCDEPTTGLDSYSAQKVIKIMQRLVSDGGKTVVCIIHQPSTELLNVFNQLILVADGRIAYSGPPNKAISFFESVGYRCPDNYNSADFIMKILSDSNKSVNSICDEFAASKHAEIVKNAISNEIYYDTSSLSVLRNHLSPFWPVKLYHLTGRYLLEKVRNPTIDIHRFLQKVAIAVMVGLCYLGTVQQTQVGIQSVQGVFFMLITENFFTPMYSVMNQLPTQLPLFRREYTSGLYDAPTFYIANILSFIPTLIIEPTVYTTIVYCMAGMQTDLYGYFLTVIITILVMAVSTSCGYMFNNIFGSLSLALTFVQPFDNVIMMLSGIFVNLRSVPWFLHWVVKISWFELGFEALTILHWQNVTYIACSEDPDVPCLMDGSEVLDKYEFKVTNLIPHIYSMIWLYIGFHVISFVCFVTRAHLNKLF; this is encoded by the exons atggaTTTGGCGTCTACGTATACTGTATTTTTCAACACAAACATGCCCGATGATCACGACACTACCCTTCATTTATGCACAAAGAATGGg AGCGAAAACAATGAAAACTGTTTACCGATCTATTGGGAAAATTTGAGTGTACACGCAATGATTAAAAAAGACCGATGGTTGCGTTCAAGTATCACAACTAGAAAATTGTTGCTGAATAAAG TCGAAGGATATATACCACCGTGTTCGCTTGTAGCTATCATGGGACCAAG CGGTGCCGGTAAAAGTACTTTGATGGCTGCTCTAGCTAATAAACTTccag ctcAAATGGATTTTGAAGGAAGTGCGAAAATAGGAAGTCTTTCTGTtagaaattttgaaaatcacaATTTTGGATATATGTATCAACAAGACTTATTCTGTGGAGTTTTAACCGTTAAAGAGCatctttattttatg GCTAAATTGAAACTAGACAGAAGAACAACTGACAAAAATTTGAAAGCTCGTGTATCGGCAGTTATTGAAGAATTAGGTCTTGGCCAATGTGCGAATTCTAGAATTGGGACGGGTGGAGAAAATGGAAAG ataATGTTATCGGGCGGTGAAAGAAAAATCGTGTCATTTGCAACTGAGCTTCTTACTGACCcatcatttttattctgtGATGAACCCACAACAG ggttGGATTCATACAGTGctcaaaaagttattaaaattatgcaacGATTAGTGTCTGACGGAGGAAAAACAGTTGTCTGTATAATTCACCAGCCTAGTACAGagcttttaaatgtattcaatcaGTTGATATTAGTAGCTGATGGAAGAATTGCCTATTCGGGACCGCCAAATAAGGCTATTTCGTTTTTTGAGAG tgTTGGTTATCGCTGTCCCGATAATTATAACTCAGcggattttattatgaaaatattatcagaTAGTAACAAATCTGTAAATTCAATTTGTGATGAATTTGCAGCTAGTAAACACGcagaaatagtaaaaaatgctATTTCGAACGAAATATACTAT gaTACCTCAAGTTTATCTGTACTTCGAAATCA cttaTCGCCGTTTTGGCCGGTGAAACTGTACCATCTGACGGGAAGATATCTTCTGGAGAAAGTTCGTAACCCCACCATTGACATTCACAGGTTTTTGCAAAAAGTC GCAATAGCGGTCATGGTCGGTTTGTGTTACTTAGGTACAGTGCAACAGACCCAAGTCGGCATACAGTCGGTCCAGggtgtattttttatgctgATCACAGAGAACTTCTTTACGCCTATGTATTCGGTGATGAATCAACTGCCCACACAACTTCCCCTATTCAGGAGAGAATACACTTCAGGCCTTTACGATGCCCCAACCTTCTACATTGCTAACATACTGTCCTTC ATCCCCACGTTGATCATTGAGCCCACGGTGTACACGACAATCGTTTACTGTATGGCCGGTATGCAAACTGATCTGTATGGATATTTTCTCACGGTAATCATCACGATTCTGGTAATGGCCGTATCCACTTCTTGTG gttacaTGTTCAACAACATTTTTGGGTCCTTGTCACTGGCGTTAACATTTGTCCAGCCGTTTGACAATGTTATAATGATGTTATCCGGAATATTTGTGAACCTCAG gAGTGTACCATGGTTTCTACATTGGGTAGTTAAGATATCTTGGTTTGAACTTGGATTTGAAGCGCTTACTATCCTTCATTGGCAAAATGTGACTTAcattg CATGTAGCGAAGATCCAGATGTACCGTGTTTGATGGACGGCAGTGAAGTTTTggataaatatgaatttaaagtaACTAATTTGATACCACATATTTATTCCATGATTTGGTTATACATTGGTTTTCACGTCATATCATTTGTGTGCTTCGTGACTAGGGCTCACCTGAACAAACTGTTctag
- the LOC113548119 gene encoding protein RER1 isoform X1: protein MQDFTSDSNTQQSTVSLAFLRLSQKLQKFLDDITPFRTARWIGALVFILLFMIRIIMLQGWYIITYALGIYHLNLFIAFLTPKIDPAMDEFEDDSGPSLPTRANEEFRPFIRRLPEFKFWYSVIKSTLLSIFLTFFQFFDVPVFWPILVLYFIVLFCITMKRQIMHMIRYRYLPFTHSKPKYQGHDESGKLSLIPEKLVPVVTQNVT, encoded by the exons ATGCAAGACTTTACAAGTGATTCTAATACCCAGCAAAGCACAGTTTCATTGGCTTTTCTTCGTTTATCTCag AAACTTCAAAAATTTCTTGATGACATCACACCATTTCGAACAGCCAGATGGATAGGAGCACttgtatttattcttttatttatgataagaataataatgctACAG ggaTGGTACATAATAACGTACGCATTAGGTATataccatttaaatttattcattgcATTCCTTACACCAAAAATAGATCCAGCTATGGATGAGTTTgaag ATGATTCTGGTCCATCGTTGCCAACACGAGCAAATGAAGAATTCAGGCCATTTATTCGCCGATTacctgaatttaaattttggtacTCGGTAATAAAATCTAcattattgtcaatatttttgacatttttccaATTCTTTGACGTTCCTGTATTTTGGCCTATTCTTGTCTTATACTTTATTGTTctattttgtataacaatGAAACGCCAAATAATG CATATGATCAGATACAGATATTTACCATTCACTCACAGTAAGCCCAAATATCAAGGTCATGATGAGAGTGGAAAG ctatcTCTAATTCCAGAAAAATTGGTACCAGTTGTCACTCAAAATGTAACATGA